In Aedes albopictus strain Foshan chromosome 3, AalbF5, whole genome shotgun sequence, the following are encoded in one genomic region:
- the LOC134290972 gene encoding uncharacterized protein LOC134290972, translating to MAELPSQRVTASRPFSIVGIDFWGPIYLKPRHRRDAPPKAYVSVFVCFSTKAVHLELVVDLSTAKFLQAFRRFVSRRGLCSEVYSDNGKNFVGAANELRKLLRAEEFRHAIASECASSGIRWHFNPPRGSHFGGLWEAAIKSAQKHFVRVLGDRKLAFDDMETLLVQIEGCLNSRPLTKLSDDSSDLHALTPGHFLVGTSLQSVPDVDYESAPMNRLHQWQQIQKMLQDVWKRWHVEYLQMLQPRSKWIKPPVELKENQVVVIVDENQPPMRWPLARIHEIHPGRDGVVRVVTLQTGSGRLTRPVAKICVLPVLAPNDDESSSTNKTSSQSTQPTVLDTLSSASQST from the coding sequence ATGGCCGAACTTCCATCGCAACGCGTCACCGCTTCGCGACCATTCTCCATCGTGGGGATCGACTTTTGGGGTCCGATCTATCTCAAGCCACGCCATCGCCGAGATGCACCACCGAAGGCATATGTGTCCGTATTCGTGTGCTTTAGCACAAAAGCCGTCCACTTAGAGCTGGTAGTGGACCTCAGCACGGCCAAGTTTCTCCAAGCTTTTCGTCGCTTCGTTTCTCGACGTGGTCTGTGCTCAGAAGTTTACTCCGACAACGGCAAGAATTTCGTCGGTGCGGCCAATGAACTGCGGAAATTGTTGCGCGCCGAAGAGTTCCGGCATGCCATCGCCAGTGAATGCGCAAGCTCTGGAATTCGATGGCACTTCAATCCTCCTCGTGGCTCCCATTTCGGAGGACTCTGGGAAGCAGCAATCAAGTCGGCGCAAAAACATTTTGTTAGAGTCTTGGGAGACCGGAAACTAGCTTTCGACGACATGGAGACGCTTTTGGTACAAATTGAAGGGTGTCTGAATTCTCGTCCGTTAACAAAACTATCTGATGACTCGTCGGATCTCCATGCATTAACTCCAGGCCACTTCCTCGTCGGAACTTCGCTACAGTCGGTCCCAGACGTCGACTACGAATCAGCTCCAATGAACCGCCTCCACCAATGGCAGCAGATCCAGAAGATGCTCCAGGACGTCTGGAAACGTTGGCACGTGGAATACCTGCAAATGCTGCAACCCCGCAGTAAATGGATTAAACCACCCGTGGAACTGAAAGAGAACCAAGTAGTGGTTATCGTGGACGAAAATCAACCGCCAATGCGTTGGCCTTTAGCGCGAATCCATGAGATCCATCCCGGAAGAGACGGTGTCGTCCGCGTCGTTACACTCCAAACCGGCTCCGGCCGGCTTACCCGTCCCGTAGCCAAGATTTGTGTACTGCCAGTTCTAGCGCCTAATGATGATGAATCTTCCTCTACCAACAAAACGTCTTCACAATCTACTCAACCAACTGTCCTGGACACTTTGTCTTCAGCAAGCCAATCTACGTAG